A single region of the Dunckerocampus dactyliophorus isolate RoL2022-P2 chromosome 3, RoL_Ddac_1.1, whole genome shotgun sequence genome encodes:
- the LOC129178580 gene encoding tropomyosin alpha-1 chain-like isoform X2 translates to MDAIKKKMQMLKLDKENALDRAEQAESDKKAAEDRSKQLEDDLVALQKKLKATEDELDKYSEALKDAQEKLELAEKKATDAEGDVASLNRRIQLVEEELDRAQERLATALTKLEEAEKAADESERGMKVIENRAMKDEEKMELQEIQLKEAKHIAEEADRKYEEVARKLVIIESDLERTEERAELSESKCSELEEELKTVQNNLKSLEAQAEKYSQKEDKYEEEIKVLTDKLKEAETRAEFAERSVAKLEKTIDDLEDELYAQKLKYKAISEELDHALNDMTSI, encoded by the exons ATGGATGCCATCAAGAAGAAGATGCAGATGCTCAAGCTCGACAAGGAGAATGCCTTGGACAGAGCTGAGCAGGCTGAGTCCGACAAGAAGGCAGCTGAGGACAGGAGCAAACAG CTCGAGGATGACTTGGTGGCACTGCAGAAGAAGCTGAAGGCGACAGAGGATGAGTTGGACAAGTACTCTGAAGCCCTGAAGGATGCCCAGGAGAAACTGGAGCTGGCTGAGAAGAAAGCCACAGAT GCTGAGGGCGATGTCGCTTCCCTGAACAGACGTATCCAGCTGGTTGAGGAGGAGTTGGATCGTGCTCAGGAGCGTCTGGCCACAGCTCTGACCAAGCTGGAGGAGGCTGAGAAGGCTGCTGATGAGAGCGAGAG AGGGATGAAAGTCATTGAGAACAGGGCAATGAAGGACGAGGAGAAGATGGAGCTGCAGGAGATCCAGTTGAAGGAGGCCAAACAcattgctgaggaagctgaccGCAAATACGAGGAG GTGGCCCGTAAGCTTGTGATCATTGAGAGCGATTTGGAACGTACAGAGGAGCGTGCTGAGCTGTCTGAGAG CAAATGCTCTGAGCTAGAGGAGGAGCTGAAGACGGTGCAGAACAACCTGAAGTCTCTGGAGGCTCAGGCAGAAAAA TACTCGCAGAAGGAGGACAAGTACGAGGAAGAGATCAAAGTTCTTACAGACAAGCTGAAGGAG GCTGAGACTCGTGCTGAGTTTGCTGAGAGATCAGTTGCAAAGCTTGAGAAGACCATTGATGACCTGGAGG ATGAGTTGTACGCCCAGAAACTGAAGTACAAGGCCATCAGCGAGGAGCTGGACCACGCTCTCAACGACATGACTTCCAT CTAA
- the LOC129178580 gene encoding tropomyosin alpha-4 chain-like isoform X5 gives MAGGSSLEAVKKKIKSLQEQADAAEERAALLQRELNLERSAREAAEGDVASLNRRIQLVEEELDRAQERLATALTKLEEAEKAADESERGMKVIENRAMKDEEKMELQEIQLKEAKHIAEEADRKYEEVARKLVIIESDLERTEERAELSESKCSELEEELKTVQNNLKSLEAQAEKYSQKEDKYEEEIKVLTDKLKEAETRAEFAERSVAKLEKTIDDLEDHLYKQLEKNRLLTNELRVALNEA, from the exons ATGGCCGGTGGAAGCTCCCTGGAAGCGGTCAAGAAGAAAATCAAGTCGTTACAAGAGCAGGCGGATGCGGCGGAGGAACGGGCAGCCTTACTCCAGCGGGAACTCAACCTGGAGAGGAGCGCTAGGGAAGCA GCTGAGGGCGATGTCGCTTCCCTGAACAGACGTATCCAGCTGGTTGAGGAGGAGTTGGATCGTGCTCAGGAGCGTCTGGCCACAGCTCTGACCAAGCTGGAGGAGGCTGAGAAGGCTGCTGATGAGAGCGAGAG AGGGATGAAAGTCATTGAGAACAGGGCAATGAAGGACGAGGAGAAGATGGAGCTGCAGGAGATCCAGTTGAAGGAGGCCAAACAcattgctgaggaagctgaccGCAAATACGAGGAG GTGGCCCGTAAGCTTGTGATCATTGAGAGCGATTTGGAACGTACAGAGGAGCGTGCTGAGCTGTCTGAGAG CAAATGCTCTGAGCTAGAGGAGGAGCTGAAGACGGTGCAGAACAACCTGAAGTCTCTGGAGGCTCAGGCAGAAAAA TACTCGCAGAAGGAGGACAAGTACGAGGAAGAGATCAAAGTTCTTACAGACAAGCTGAAGGAG GCTGAGACTCGTGCTGAGTTTGCTGAGAGATCAGTTGCAAAGCTTGAGAAGACCATTGATGACCTGGAGG ACCACCTTTAcaagcagcttgagaaaaaccGTCTCCTCACCAATGAGCTACGAGTAGCCTTAAACGAGGCCTGA
- the LOC129178580 gene encoding tropomyosin alpha-1 chain-like isoform X1: MDAIKKKMQMLKLDKENALDRAEQAESDKKAAEDRSKQLEDDLVALQKKLKATEDELDKYSEALKDAQEKLELAEKKATDAEGDVASLNRRIQLVEEELDRAQERLATALTKLEEAEKAADESERGMKVIENRAMKDEEKMELQEIQLKEAKHIAEEADRKYEEVARKLVIIESDLERTEERAELSESKCSELEEELKTVQNNLKSLEAQAEKYSQKEDKYEEEIKVLTDKLKEAETRAEFAERSVAKLEKTIDDLEDELAHAKEDNQRVKQMLDQTLMEICNI, from the exons ATGGATGCCATCAAGAAGAAGATGCAGATGCTCAAGCTCGACAAGGAGAATGCCTTGGACAGAGCTGAGCAGGCTGAGTCCGACAAGAAGGCAGCTGAGGACAGGAGCAAACAG CTCGAGGATGACTTGGTGGCACTGCAGAAGAAGCTGAAGGCGACAGAGGATGAGTTGGACAAGTACTCTGAAGCCCTGAAGGATGCCCAGGAGAAACTGGAGCTGGCTGAGAAGAAAGCCACAGAT GCTGAGGGCGATGTCGCTTCCCTGAACAGACGTATCCAGCTGGTTGAGGAGGAGTTGGATCGTGCTCAGGAGCGTCTGGCCACAGCTCTGACCAAGCTGGAGGAGGCTGAGAAGGCTGCTGATGAGAGCGAGAG AGGGATGAAAGTCATTGAGAACAGGGCAATGAAGGACGAGGAGAAGATGGAGCTGCAGGAGATCCAGTTGAAGGAGGCCAAACAcattgctgaggaagctgaccGCAAATACGAGGAG GTGGCCCGTAAGCTTGTGATCATTGAGAGCGATTTGGAACGTACAGAGGAGCGTGCTGAGCTGTCTGAGAG CAAATGCTCTGAGCTAGAGGAGGAGCTGAAGACGGTGCAGAACAACCTGAAGTCTCTGGAGGCTCAGGCAGAAAAA TACTCGCAGAAGGAGGACAAGTACGAGGAAGAGATCAAAGTTCTTACAGACAAGCTGAAGGAG GCTGAGACTCGTGCTGAGTTTGCTGAGAGATCAGTTGCAAAGCTTGAGAAGACCATTGATGACCTGGAGG ATGAACTCGCTCATGCAAAAGAAGACAACCAGAGAGTAAAGCAGATGCTGGATCAGACTCTAATGGAGATATGTAACATTTGA
- the LOC129178580 gene encoding tropomyosin alpha-4 chain-like isoform X4 produces the protein MAGGSSLEAVKKKIKSLQEQADAAEERAALLQRELNLERSAREAAEGDVASLNRRIQLVEEELDRAQERLATALTKLEEAEKAADESERGMKVIENRAMKDEEKMELQEIQLKEAKHIAEEADRKYEEVARKLVIIESDLERTEERAELSESKCSELEEELKTVQNNLKSLEAQAEKYSQKEDKYEEEIKVLTDKLKEAETRAEFAERSVAKLEKTIDDLEDELAHAKEDNQRVKQMLDQTLMEICNI, from the exons ATGGCCGGTGGAAGCTCCCTGGAAGCGGTCAAGAAGAAAATCAAGTCGTTACAAGAGCAGGCGGATGCGGCGGAGGAACGGGCAGCCTTACTCCAGCGGGAACTCAACCTGGAGAGGAGCGCTAGGGAAGCA GCTGAGGGCGATGTCGCTTCCCTGAACAGACGTATCCAGCTGGTTGAGGAGGAGTTGGATCGTGCTCAGGAGCGTCTGGCCACAGCTCTGACCAAGCTGGAGGAGGCTGAGAAGGCTGCTGATGAGAGCGAGAG AGGGATGAAAGTCATTGAGAACAGGGCAATGAAGGACGAGGAGAAGATGGAGCTGCAGGAGATCCAGTTGAAGGAGGCCAAACAcattgctgaggaagctgaccGCAAATACGAGGAG GTGGCCCGTAAGCTTGTGATCATTGAGAGCGATTTGGAACGTACAGAGGAGCGTGCTGAGCTGTCTGAGAG CAAATGCTCTGAGCTAGAGGAGGAGCTGAAGACGGTGCAGAACAACCTGAAGTCTCTGGAGGCTCAGGCAGAAAAA TACTCGCAGAAGGAGGACAAGTACGAGGAAGAGATCAAAGTTCTTACAGACAAGCTGAAGGAG GCTGAGACTCGTGCTGAGTTTGCTGAGAGATCAGTTGCAAAGCTTGAGAAGACCATTGATGACCTGGAGG ATGAACTCGCTCATGCAAAAGAAGACAACCAGAGAGTAAAGCAGATGCTGGATCAGACTCTAATGGAGATATGTAACATTTGA
- the LOC129178580 gene encoding tropomyosin alpha-1 chain-like isoform X3, which yields MDAIKKKMQMLKLDKENALDRAEQAESDKKAAEDRSKQLEDDLVALQKKLKATEDELDKYSEALKDAQEKLELAEKKATDAEGDVASLNRRIQLVEEELDRAQERLATALTKLEEAEKAADESERGMKVIENRAMKDEEKMELQEIQLKEAKHIAEEADRKYEEVARKLVIIESDLERTEERAELSESKCSELEEELKTVQNNLKSLEAQAEKYSQKEDKYEEEIKVLTDKLKEAETRAEFAERSVAKLEKTIDDLEDHLYKQLEKNRLLTNELRVALNEA from the exons ATGGATGCCATCAAGAAGAAGATGCAGATGCTCAAGCTCGACAAGGAGAATGCCTTGGACAGAGCTGAGCAGGCTGAGTCCGACAAGAAGGCAGCTGAGGACAGGAGCAAACAG CTCGAGGATGACTTGGTGGCACTGCAGAAGAAGCTGAAGGCGACAGAGGATGAGTTGGACAAGTACTCTGAAGCCCTGAAGGATGCCCAGGAGAAACTGGAGCTGGCTGAGAAGAAAGCCACAGAT GCTGAGGGCGATGTCGCTTCCCTGAACAGACGTATCCAGCTGGTTGAGGAGGAGTTGGATCGTGCTCAGGAGCGTCTGGCCACAGCTCTGACCAAGCTGGAGGAGGCTGAGAAGGCTGCTGATGAGAGCGAGAG AGGGATGAAAGTCATTGAGAACAGGGCAATGAAGGACGAGGAGAAGATGGAGCTGCAGGAGATCCAGTTGAAGGAGGCCAAACAcattgctgaggaagctgaccGCAAATACGAGGAG GTGGCCCGTAAGCTTGTGATCATTGAGAGCGATTTGGAACGTACAGAGGAGCGTGCTGAGCTGTCTGAGAG CAAATGCTCTGAGCTAGAGGAGGAGCTGAAGACGGTGCAGAACAACCTGAAGTCTCTGGAGGCTCAGGCAGAAAAA TACTCGCAGAAGGAGGACAAGTACGAGGAAGAGATCAAAGTTCTTACAGACAAGCTGAAGGAG GCTGAGACTCGTGCTGAGTTTGCTGAGAGATCAGTTGCAAAGCTTGAGAAGACCATTGATGACCTGGAGG ACCACCTTTAcaagcagcttgagaaaaaccGTCTCCTCACCAATGAGCTACGAGTAGCCTTAAACGAGGCCTGA
- the LOC129178580 gene encoding tropomyosin alpha-1 chain-like isoform X6, translated as MAGGSSLEAVKKKIKSLQEQADAAEERAALLQRELNLERSAREAAEGDVASLNRRIQLVEEELDRAQERLATALTKLEEAEKAADESERGMKVIENRAMKDEEKMELQEIQLKEAKHIAEEADRKYEEVARKLVIIESDLERTEERAELSESKCSELEEELKTVQNNLKSLEAQAEKYSQKEDKYEEEIKVLTDKLKEAETRAEFAERSVAKLEKTIDDLEDELYAQKLKYKAISEELDHALNDMTSI; from the exons ATGGCCGGTGGAAGCTCCCTGGAAGCGGTCAAGAAGAAAATCAAGTCGTTACAAGAGCAGGCGGATGCGGCGGAGGAACGGGCAGCCTTACTCCAGCGGGAACTCAACCTGGAGAGGAGCGCTAGGGAAGCA GCTGAGGGCGATGTCGCTTCCCTGAACAGACGTATCCAGCTGGTTGAGGAGGAGTTGGATCGTGCTCAGGAGCGTCTGGCCACAGCTCTGACCAAGCTGGAGGAGGCTGAGAAGGCTGCTGATGAGAGCGAGAG AGGGATGAAAGTCATTGAGAACAGGGCAATGAAGGACGAGGAGAAGATGGAGCTGCAGGAGATCCAGTTGAAGGAGGCCAAACAcattgctgaggaagctgaccGCAAATACGAGGAG GTGGCCCGTAAGCTTGTGATCATTGAGAGCGATTTGGAACGTACAGAGGAGCGTGCTGAGCTGTCTGAGAG CAAATGCTCTGAGCTAGAGGAGGAGCTGAAGACGGTGCAGAACAACCTGAAGTCTCTGGAGGCTCAGGCAGAAAAA TACTCGCAGAAGGAGGACAAGTACGAGGAAGAGATCAAAGTTCTTACAGACAAGCTGAAGGAG GCTGAGACTCGTGCTGAGTTTGCTGAGAGATCAGTTGCAAAGCTTGAGAAGACCATTGATGACCTGGAGG ATGAGTTGTACGCCCAGAAACTGAAGTACAAGGCCATCAGCGAGGAGCTGGACCACGCTCTCAACGACATGACTTCCAT CTAA